TAAAAAATTACGAACTAGTATTATGTTTTCTTTCTTCATCTCTATTGTGGTGAACATAGGTATGTGGTTCGAAAGATTCGTGATTATTGTAACCTCTTTACATAGAGACTACCTTCCATCGTCTTGGACAATGTTCTCACCAACATTTGTTGATATAGGTATCTTTATAGGTACAATTGGTTTCTTCTTTGTATTGTTCTTATTATACTCTAGAACATTCCCTGTAATTGCACAGGCAGAGGTTAAATCTATTTTGAAGTCTTCTGGAGAGAAATATAAAGTATTGAGAGATGCAGGTAAGCCACTTTATCAAATTAGAACGACTAAAGAAGCGGCTAAAGAACCAATTACTGATGATGTTTTAATGGGTGAAGTAGTACCTGCAATAGGTGATAAGGTAGGGGTTTCTGATTTGTTAAGTGCAGTAGGTACTTTCGATTCAACTACGGAAGTGGCGGATAATTTGAAAAAGATTAAAGGTATCGGTCCTCAAATGGAAGCTACTTTAAATGAAATAGGAATTTATACATTTGCTCAAGTAGCTAGAATGACAGAGAGTGAATACAATTTATTGGATTCTATTACAGGTTCTTTCCCAGGTAGAGCACAACGTGATGACTGGGCAGGACAAGCAGCAATTTTACTAAATAACAAAAGATAAATATGGCATCTAAAGTTATACACGCTTTTTACGATGATGATGATGTGTTAATGCTTGCCGTTAAAAAGGTGAAAGCAGCAAAGCTTCATATTGAAGAGGTATATTGTCCTTTTCCTGTTCATGGTTTAGACAAAGCAATGGGGTTAGCTCCAACTAGATTGGCAATAACTGCTTTTTTATATGGTTTAGTAGGCCTTGCGGTGGCTACTTTGATGATGAATTATATCATGATTGAAGATTGGCCGCAGGATATTGGAGGTAAACCAAGCTTTAGTTATCTAGAGAACATGCCTGCTTTTGTACCTATTATGTTTGAGTTAACGGTTTTCTTTGCAGCTCACTTAATGGTTATTACTTTTTATTTGAGAAGTAGATTGTGGCCTTTTAAAGAAGCTGAAAATCCTGATGTAAGAACTACGGACGATCATTTTTTAATGGAAATTGAAATCCATAATAACGAGCAAGAATTAAGAGATTTATTAATGGATACAGGTGCTGTTGAAATTAATGTATCAGAAAAAAACAGTCATTAAATATGAACAGTTTTAAGAATATAGCATTAGTATTTGCATTGGTTGTGTTGGTTACGTCTTGTCAAAACGAGAGTGAGCCTAATTATCAATATATGCCAAATATGTATCAGTCAGTTGGTTACGAAACTTATGGTGCAGTGGATTTTTTACCAAATCAGTCGGAGGCTCTAATGCCTCCTGCTAACACCATTAATAGGGGTTGGTTGCCTTATGAAATTGAGAATTCTCCTGAAGGTAAAGAATTGGCAAGATTACAGTCAAGTCCTTTAGATTCGGCGAACGTTGTAACGAACATAGCAAAAGGAGCTCAATTATATACCATATACTGTGCAATTTGTCATGGTGATAAGGGTGAAGGAAAAGGTACTTTAGTAAAAAGAGAAAAAATATTGGGTGTGCCAAGTTATGCAGACCCTGCAAGAGATATTACGGTAGGGACCACATATTATACAATTCATTACGGATTAAATTCAATGGGTTCTTATGCATCTCAAATGGATACTGAAGAGATGTGGCAAGTATCGGAGTATGTAATGCAATTGAAACAAGATTTAACCAAATAATAGGTAAACAATACTATGTATACGTTTTCAAATAGACTTAAAATAGCTTCCATAATTCTAATGATTGTTGGTGCATTAGGAATCATTGGAGGATTTGTTATGGCTCCTGGAACCATTGCAGAGGCGAAAGAAATGGTTGCAAGTCATGACGATGGTCATGGTGATGCCCATGGAGCGGAAGCATCACACGAAACACAAAAAAATGATCATGCAGTAGCTGGTGAACACGATTCTTCTCATGATCAGCATTTATTGGATCAGTTAAAGAATAGACCTTGGGCCGCATTATATGTTGCTGCATTCTTTTTTATGATGATTTCTTTAGGTGTATTGGCCTTTTATGCTATACAGCGTGCTGCACAAGCAGGATGGTCTCCGTTATTATTTAGGGTAATGGAAGGAATAACTGCTTACCTGGTTCCTGGCGGAATTATTGTATTTGTTATTCTTGTGCTTTCTGTTTTACATATGAACCATTTGTTTATTTGGATGGATGCCGATGTAGTTGCTAAGGATGCACTTTTACAAGGTAAAGCAGGATATTTGAACCCTACTTTCTTTTTAATTAGAGCTGCAATATTTTTAGCCGGATGGATTGGGTATAGAGAATATTCTAGAAAATTATCTTTAGCACAGGATGAGTCTGATAATAATTCTAATTTTAAATTGAATTTTAGAATATCTGCTGGTTTCCTAGTATTCTATTTGATTTCTGAGTCAATCATGTCTTGGGATTGGATTATGAGCGTTGAACCACACTGGTTTAGTACTTTATTTGGATGGTATATATTTGCTAGTATGTTCGTATCTGGTATTACGGTTATAGCAATGGTTACTATTTATTTAAAATCTAAAGGTCATTTGCCAGATGTAAACGATAGTCATATTCATGATTTGGCAAAGTTTATGTTCGGTATTAGCATTTTCTGGACTTACCTGTGGTTCTCGCAGTTTATGTTGATATGGTATTCAAATATTCCTGAAGAAGTAACGTATTATGTTACTAGAATTGCAGATTATAGATTGCCTTTCTTTGGTATGGTGGCAATGAATTTCTTATTTCCTGTCCTTTTACTAATGAACAGTGACTATAAAAGAATAAATTGGTTTGTAATTTTAACGGGTATTGTAATACTTGCAGGGCATTATATGGATATTTTTACTGCTATAATGCCATCTACCGTAGGTAAGAATTGGTATATAGGTATTCCTGAAATTGGGTCTGTATTGTTTTTTGCAGGTTTATTTATATTTTGGATTTTTAGAGCAATTTCATCTGCTCCTTTACAACCAAAAAGAAACCCTTTTATTGAAGAAAGTAGACACTTTCACTATTAATAAATAAGTAAAGTATAACATTTTATATATACGATGACGACATTATTGACTTTAGCTGTTCTTGTTCTTGTAGCAATTGCCATTTGGCAATTGACTAAAATCTTTGAATTATCTCAGCTTAAAACTGAAAATCACCAAATAGCTACTGATAGCGACAATAAGAATAATGGTTATTTGTTATTCGCATTTTTAGTATTTATTTATGGGATTACTATTTTTAGTTTCTGGAAGTATAGCAAATTTTTATTGCCGGAGGCTGGATCTGCGCATGGTGAGGAATTTGATGATTTGATGCTAGTTTCCATGGTAATTATTTTTATTGTACAAACTATTACTCAAGCTTTATTACACTATTTCGGTTATAAGTATAGTGGTAAAAAAGGACAAAAA
The genomic region above belongs to Maribacter hydrothermalis and contains:
- a CDS encoding DUF3341 domain-containing protein — its product is MASKVIHAFYDDDDVLMLAVKKVKAAKLHIEEVYCPFPVHGLDKAMGLAPTRLAITAFLYGLVGLAVATLMMNYIMIEDWPQDIGGKPSFSYLENMPAFVPIMFELTVFFAAHLMVITFYLRSRLWPFKEAENPDVRTTDDHFLMEIEIHNNEQELRDLLMDTGAVEINVSEKNSH
- a CDS encoding c-type cytochrome, whose translation is MNSFKNIALVFALVVLVTSCQNESEPNYQYMPNMYQSVGYETYGAVDFLPNQSEALMPPANTINRGWLPYEIENSPEGKELARLQSSPLDSANVVTNIAKGAQLYTIYCAICHGDKGEGKGTLVKREKILGVPSYADPARDITVGTTYYTIHYGLNSMGSYASQMDTEEMWQVSEYVMQLKQDLTK
- a CDS encoding quinol:cytochrome C oxidoreductase, giving the protein MYTFSNRLKIASIILMIVGALGIIGGFVMAPGTIAEAKEMVASHDDGHGDAHGAEASHETQKNDHAVAGEHDSSHDQHLLDQLKNRPWAALYVAAFFFMMISLGVLAFYAIQRAAQAGWSPLLFRVMEGITAYLVPGGIIVFVILVLSVLHMNHLFIWMDADVVAKDALLQGKAGYLNPTFFLIRAAIFLAGWIGYREYSRKLSLAQDESDNNSNFKLNFRISAGFLVFYLISESIMSWDWIMSVEPHWFSTLFGWYIFASMFVSGITVIAMVTIYLKSKGHLPDVNDSHIHDLAKFMFGISIFWTYLWFSQFMLIWYSNIPEEVTYYVTRIADYRLPFFGMVAMNFLFPVLLLMNSDYKRINWFVILTGIVILAGHYMDIFTAIMPSTVGKNWYIGIPEIGSVLFFAGLFIFWIFRAISSAPLQPKRNPFIEESRHFHY